One segment of Candidatus Neomarinimicrobiota bacterium DNA contains the following:
- a CDS encoding ATP-binding cassette domain-containing protein — MTTNNNLLKVENLSKVFPNGDKEKVVLSGINIDLAVGESISIAGPSGCGKTTLLLIIAGLISPTAGNISLNGKAYSKPSNDLALVLQDYGLPPWKRVKENITLGARLQNITVSDDELNDLKSQLKIEGLDHLYPHQLSGGQRQRVALARTLLLKPKLLLLDEPFAAIDALTRESLQKMLLRISDQRKLSFIIVTHNVEEASLLGGRIMVMESNGGAINTVIDNPGFSSDGYRETPEFFEMVNHLRQVLKATS, encoded by the coding sequence GTGACAACTAATAATAATCTTCTTAAAGTCGAAAACCTCAGTAAAGTTTTTCCAAACGGCGATAAAGAAAAGGTGGTGCTTTCGGGGATTAACATAGATTTGGCAGTGGGTGAATCCATTTCAATTGCGGGGCCGTCGGGATGTGGAAAAACTACGCTGCTGCTTATCATAGCGGGTCTGATTTCTCCGACGGCAGGCAACATATCTCTGAACGGAAAGGCTTACTCTAAACCAAGTAACGATTTAGCCTTGGTATTGCAAGACTACGGCTTGCCACCGTGGAAGAGAGTGAAAGAAAACATCACTCTCGGAGCGCGCCTGCAAAATATTACGGTAAGCGATGATGAGTTGAATGACCTGAAATCTCAGCTTAAAATTGAGGGATTAGATCATTTGTATCCTCATCAATTAAGCGGAGGACAGCGACAGCGAGTCGCCCTGGCGAGGACTCTGTTGCTAAAACCTAAATTGTTGTTATTGGACGAGCCGTTCGCCGCCATTGATGCGCTTACCCGGGAAAGCCTCCAAAAAATGCTGTTAAGAATTTCCGATCAACGTAAACTGAGTTTCATAATTGTAACGCATAACGTGGAAGAAGCGTCTCTTTTGGGCGGACGAATAATGGTTATGGAATCAAACGGAGGAGCTATCAACACAGTTATTGATAATCCCGGTTTTTCGAGTGACGGCTACCGGGAAACACCTGAGTTCTTTGAAATGGTCAATCATCTGAGACAGGTTTTGAAGG